Proteins encoded in a region of the Quercus lobata isolate SW786 chromosome 8, ValleyOak3.0 Primary Assembly, whole genome shotgun sequence genome:
- the LOC115955754 gene encoding F-box protein At3g62230-like, protein MADNMDMFRKLSEHLILIIISFLPFKEAVRTSVLSKRWRYIWHGTRNIEFDERAFVDFRESQEMQASQRRGFMDFALQWIQNYQGRDIDKFQLTLSKPENFNGDIQRCISFAITHNVKGLGLDFSDPTWAEDNLDNHAALLDLPLNVFGHVFLESIKLFSCNFRNSDFMNFRALKQVSFGWLELSLSFIEALLKNCPLLESLSLKKCWNLDHLEISGQNLRLKSFVADNCSLISDEIVIDAPYLRFFKYSGKMAHFEIEIHRSHMEEADLDFGIEFEHYDGIGTDLYNLLNQLYPVKVLTVCSFMLQFLPLGDEPVRMGFDMRIKHLTLKTSVHPFEFIGIRFLLNSSPYLETLTLDIGPRRIFGGYRPPVRVNFNRFWLERSIKYKCVQESLKVVEAKGFKGTMHELSLLAHMIIYGRVLERMDVTVSKEEGDNGGNENRYREIANAMLEFPRASPILQISIK, encoded by the exons ATGGCTGATAACATGGACATGTTCAGAAAGTTGAGTGAGCATTTGATCCTGATCATCATCTCTTTCCTTCCCTTCAAAGAAGCCGTAAGGACTAGCGTTTTGTCCAAGCGTTGGCGTTACATATGGCATGGAACAAGAAACATTGAGTTTGATGAGAGAGCCTTTGTAGATTTTCGTGAATCTCAAGAAATGCAAGCCTCTCAAAGAAGGGGTTTCATGGATTTTGCACTGCAATGGATCCAAAACTATCAAGGACGTGATATAGATAAGTTTCAACTCACATTATCTAAGCCTGAAAATTTTAATGGGGATATACAACGTTGCATTTCATTTGCCATCACACATAATGTGAAAGGCTTAGGCCTTGATTTTTCTGACCCAACATGGGCAGAAGATAACCTTGATAATCATGCAGCGTTGCTTGATTTGCCATTGAATGTGTTTGGACATGTATTTCTTGAATCTATAAAGTTGTTTTCCTGCAATTTCCGTAACTCTGACTTCATGAACTTTAGAGCACTGAAGCAAGTATCTTTCGGTTGGCTTGAATTATCACTGAGTTTTATTGAAGCCTTGTTAAAGAATTGTCCCTTGCTAGAGAGTTTGAGTTTGAAGAAGTGTTGGAACTTGGATCATCTTGAAATCAGTGGACAAAATTTGAGGCTGAAAAGTTTTGTTGCCGATAACTGTTCTCTAATTTCCGATGAGATTGTCATTGACGCACCATATTTAAGGTTCTTTAAATATTCAGGGAAAATGGCTcactttgaaattgaaatacACCGATCCCACATGGAAGAAGCAGATCTAGATTTTGGGATCGAATTTGAACATTATGATGGTATAGGAACTGATCTCTACAACCTCCTTAATCAACTTTATCCCGTCAAGGTTTTGACAGTTTGCAGTTTTATGCTTCAG TTTCTTCCCCTTGGAGATGAACCAGTGCGTATGGGGTTTGACATGAGAATAAAACACTTGACGTTGAAGACTTCTGTGCATCCATTTGAATTCATCGGAATCAGATTCCTCTTGAACAGTTCTCCTTATCTAGAGACTCTTACATTGGATATAGGCCCGAGAAGAATTTTTGGC GGTTACCGCCCTCCAGTAAGGGTAAACTTTAATAGGTTCTGGCTTGAGCGCTCCATCAAATACAAGTGTGTCCAAGAAAGTCTTAAGGTGGTGGAGGCAAAAGGCTTTAAGGGGACAATGCATGAACTGAGCTTGCTAGCCCACATGATTATCTATGGCCGTGTCTTGGAGCGCATGGATGTTACTGTTTCAAAGGAAGAGGGTGATAATGGTGGAAATGAGAACCGATACCGAGAAATAGCTAATGCGATGCTGGAATTCCCAAGAGCCTCCCCAATTCTGCAGATATCAATCAAGTGA